One Akkermansiaceae bacterium genomic region harbors:
- a CDS encoding AraC family transcriptional regulator, producing MSRPATPTPFYRQGDRIFDKSGVDLLQLAEQNNFNVKKVAAELGFTVIQLQRHVEAAIGLKPKDLFCNHRALLAKRMITEKVNLHEISEKLGYLYYSHFCTDIKKFYGISPKQLEKKLRPE from the coding sequence ATGAGCAGACCAGCCACACCAACACCCTTTTACCGCCAGGGCGACCGCATTTTTGACAAGTCGGGGGTCGACCTCCTCCAGCTTGCCGAGCAGAACAATTTCAATGTCAAGAAAGTGGCGGCGGAGCTCGGTTTCACGGTGATCCAGCTACAACGTCACGTTGAGGCTGCCATTGGGCTCAAACCCAAGGACCTGTTCTGCAATCACCGCGCCTTGCTCGCCAAAAGGATGATTACCGAGAAGGTCAACCTACACGAGATCAGCGAGAAACTCGGCTACCTCTACTACAGCCATTTCTGTACCGATATCAAAAAGTTCTATGGGATCTCTCCCAAGCAACTTGAGAAAAAACTCCGTCCGGAGTAG
- the mgtE gene encoding magnesium transporter: MIEEPPTEAIELPARWKRLVDAIEGNDLDSALEILNSATADDQRRIVSQLGIDDRERLCRLLPVGETAELIENLAEAQAVEMLEEMQADLAADVLEELPADLSGDLLRELDVRRSEAILAEIDDHEESKELRERAGYEWNSAGGLMSDHVVSFPETATVADVLAELGNNAEEYSDDEVQYFYVTSEGMQLTGVLALRDLVLGRRSRSIGELMIPNPVATTVDTGLEELQDLFESKNYLAFPVVDDTGHLKGIVSRVAVNEALSEVQTEDYLKSSGIVGGEELRSMPLRERCVRRLAWLGPNILLNLLAASIIASYEDTLQAVIALAVFLPMVSDMSGCSGNQAVAVSIRELTLGIIQPRDYLRVLLKEVWLGLNNGVVLGVVLGSLAAFWKGNVFLGLVIGGALMLNTILSVVIGGLVPLLLKKFKVDPALASGPILTTCTDMSGFFLVLSLANVAMTRLG; this comes from the coding sequence ATGATTGAAGAACCCCCTACCGAGGCTATCGAACTGCCCGCACGCTGGAAACGACTCGTTGATGCCATCGAAGGCAACGACCTGGATAGCGCCCTGGAGATACTGAATTCCGCGACGGCTGACGACCAGCGACGCATTGTCAGTCAGCTCGGAATCGATGACCGCGAGCGTCTTTGTCGTTTGCTGCCGGTGGGAGAGACGGCGGAATTGATTGAAAACCTAGCGGAGGCGCAAGCGGTTGAGATGCTTGAGGAGATGCAGGCGGATCTGGCGGCGGATGTGCTTGAGGAGCTGCCCGCCGACCTCAGTGGTGACCTGCTGCGGGAACTCGATGTGCGGAGGTCGGAAGCAATTCTGGCGGAAATCGATGATCATGAGGAATCGAAAGAGCTGCGCGAGCGGGCCGGGTATGAATGGAACAGTGCAGGTGGCCTGATGTCGGATCACGTGGTGTCATTTCCAGAAACCGCCACAGTGGCCGATGTGCTTGCCGAGTTGGGTAATAACGCCGAGGAATACTCGGACGATGAAGTGCAGTATTTTTATGTCACCAGCGAAGGTATGCAGCTGACAGGGGTGCTGGCACTGCGCGACTTGGTACTGGGGCGCCGCAGTCGAAGCATTGGAGAACTGATGATCCCCAACCCCGTGGCGACAACGGTTGATACCGGGTTGGAAGAGCTGCAGGATCTTTTTGAGAGTAAAAACTACCTCGCCTTCCCCGTGGTGGATGATACCGGCCATCTCAAGGGTATTGTTTCACGAGTCGCGGTCAATGAGGCACTGTCCGAAGTGCAGACCGAGGATTATTTGAAATCGAGCGGTATTGTTGGTGGTGAAGAACTACGGAGCATGCCGCTGAGAGAGCGTTGTGTGAGGCGGCTTGCCTGGCTGGGGCCAAACATTCTACTCAACCTGCTGGCGGCAAGTATCATAGCTAGTTACGAGGACACCTTGCAGGCGGTGATAGCGCTGGCTGTGTTCCTGCCGATGGTCTCCGATATGAGTGGTTGTTCCGGTAACCAGGCGGTCGCGGTCAGTATCCGCGAGTTGACACTGGGTATCATCCAGCCACGCGATTATCTGCGCGTTTTACTCAAGGAGGTTTGGCTGGGGTTGAATAACGGCGTGGTTCTAGGCGTAGTTCTCGGGTCATTGGCGGCGTTCTGGAAGGGGAATGTTTTTCTCGGTCTGGTCATAGGCGGCGCGTTGATGCTGAACACCATCCTCTCCGTGGTCATAGGCGGTCTGGTGCCGCTGTTACTCAAGAAATTCAAGGTGGACCCGGCCCTGGCCTCGGGGCCGATCCTGACCACCTGTACAGACATGAGTGGATTTTTCCTCGTCTTGAGTCTGGCGAATGTAGCGATGACGCGCCTTGGCTAG
- a CDS encoding D-2-hydroxyacid dehydrogenase, producing MQNITFLDASSLGGIDLRPLAEFGKLRLHPTTAAEETAARLKDATIAITNKVVIHADAIASASQLKLICVAATGTNCIDLKAAHSAGIPVCNVAGYSTAGVTQHTIGLLVNLATNMHRYTHEASQWADSPIFTRLDYPMIDLAGKTLGVVGLGTIGKSVATAATALGMHVIALAREGASPDGEIPRVPREAFFAQADAVSLHCPLTPETYQMINKDTLRLMKPSAFLINTGRGDLVHEHDLADALNNGTIAGAGLDVLTTEPPAKDHVLLEPTIPNLLITPHTAWASIESRRRLLDGLVDNIKGHLAGNTPNLVT from the coding sequence ATGCAGAACATCACCTTCCTTGATGCCTCATCACTCGGCGGGATCGACCTCCGCCCGCTTGCGGAATTCGGCAAACTGAGACTCCACCCAACAACCGCTGCGGAGGAAACGGCTGCCAGACTCAAAGACGCAACCATTGCCATCACAAACAAAGTGGTCATCCATGCAGATGCCATCGCCTCGGCGAGCCAGCTCAAACTGATTTGCGTGGCGGCGACAGGGACCAATTGTATCGATCTCAAAGCTGCGCATTCAGCAGGCATTCCCGTGTGTAACGTCGCGGGCTATTCCACGGCCGGCGTCACCCAGCACACCATCGGGCTGCTGGTCAACCTGGCCACCAACATGCACCGTTATACGCATGAAGCTTCGCAGTGGGCCGACTCCCCTATTTTCACCCGACTTGACTATCCGATGATCGATCTGGCAGGAAAAACACTCGGCGTCGTAGGGCTTGGCACCATTGGAAAATCGGTCGCCACTGCCGCCACTGCCCTCGGCATGCATGTCATCGCCCTGGCACGTGAAGGAGCTTCACCCGATGGAGAAATACCCCGCGTTCCAAGAGAGGCATTTTTTGCCCAGGCCGATGCCGTCTCACTGCACTGTCCACTCACACCGGAAACCTATCAGATGATCAACAAGGATACACTTCGTCTGATGAAACCCTCGGCCTTTCTCATCAACACCGGACGTGGTGATCTCGTGCATGAACATGACTTGGCGGATGCATTGAACAACGGCACCATCGCCGGAGCCGGGCTGGATGTCCTGACAACCGAGCCGCCAGCAAAAGACCATGTTTTGTTAGAGCCAACCATCCCGAACCTGCTCATCACCCCGCATACCGCCTGGGCCTCCATCGAGTCACGACGACGGCTGCTCGATGGCCTCGTCGATAACATCAAAGGCCACCTCGCCGGCAACACGCCAAACCTGGTTACTTGA
- a CDS encoding exo-alpha-sialidase, with protein MVRTKKGADLLHRIGLRITGFTFEDGDELRVSKDPDYSPARLAHPIHKRGQHDCHTFRIPAIARANNGDLLAVYDMRYNSRRDLQEDIDIGLSVSKDGGQTWSEPRPIMDMGTYGGKPQKENGCSDACMIVDRTTCEVFVTACWTHGKPNTHQWAGKGSEPGHGIHQSTQFMAVRSVDHGQTWSEPDNWTKALKDPSWHLFAPAPGNGITMSDGTLVIPTQGRDAKGLPFSNLTWSRDHGKTWHVSSHARDNTTECAVVELSDGSLMLNMRDNRNHRDKSDTHGRAVATTRDLGKTWNKHSSDHGALPEPVCMASLVSHQATQGKQLLFFSNPHHKKERARMTIRMSLDDGKSWPEKHHILLDSKGGAYSSLVMVDDQTLGILYESSAADMIFQKIPLADFSP; from the coding sequence ATGGTCCGCACGAAAAAAGGGGCCGACCTCCTCCACCGCATCGGCCTCCGGATCACGGGCTTCACCTTCGAGGATGGAGACGAGCTGAGGGTATCCAAGGACCCCGACTATTCACCAGCGCGACTCGCCCATCCCATTCACAAACGTGGACAGCACGACTGCCACACCTTCCGTATCCCCGCCATCGCACGCGCCAACAATGGTGATTTGTTAGCCGTTTACGACATGCGATACAACTCACGCCGTGACCTCCAGGAAGACATCGACATCGGTCTATCAGTATCCAAGGACGGCGGCCAGACCTGGTCGGAACCCCGCCCAATCATGGACATGGGAACCTACGGTGGAAAACCTCAGAAGGAAAACGGCTGCTCGGATGCCTGCATGATTGTGGACCGGACGACCTGCGAGGTTTTTGTCACCGCCTGCTGGACCCACGGAAAGCCAAATACCCACCAATGGGCTGGCAAGGGCTCTGAGCCCGGCCACGGTATCCATCAATCGACCCAATTCATGGCCGTCAGATCCGTCGACCACGGCCAAACCTGGTCGGAGCCCGATAATTGGACCAAGGCACTCAAAGACCCCAGCTGGCATCTCTTCGCCCCGGCCCCCGGAAATGGCATCACAATGAGCGATGGCACCCTTGTGATCCCCACTCAAGGGCGAGACGCAAAGGGGCTGCCGTTTTCCAATCTAACATGGAGCAGGGACCACGGGAAAACCTGGCACGTTTCCAGCCACGCCCGCGACAACACCACCGAGTGCGCCGTGGTTGAACTCTCCGATGGATCGCTCATGCTCAATATGCGTGACAACCGGAACCACCGGGACAAAAGCGATACCCATGGTCGGGCCGTTGCCACGACCAGGGATCTGGGAAAAACATGGAATAAACACAGCTCCGATCACGGGGCACTTCCAGAACCGGTCTGCATGGCATCACTGGTCAGCCATCAGGCCACCCAGGGGAAACAGCTGCTCTTTTTCTCCAACCCTCACCACAAAAAGGAACGAGCCAGGATGACCATCCGGATGAGCCTGGACGATGGAAAAAGCTGGCCAGAAAAACACCACATCCTCCTCGACTCGAAGGGCGGTGCCTATTCCTCACTGGTGATGGTCGATGATCAAACCCTTGGCATACTTTACGAGTCCTCCGCCGCTGATATGATTTTCCAGAAGATTCCACTCGCTGATTTCTCGCCATAA
- a CDS encoding TPM domain-containing protein, protein MPESYDKRKEYPARMFNRATVVCPSCLQRFKEADDQCQRCGFDAYRVVQQFPYTPPVMERFMDNACIADEKLVNDINRVVDKIIGRFPQLGLYFCTVELDDPVSLPEFGFWMMNACQLQDGQEEKDRAWSILLLLDVKRGLVSLTPGYAIEAFMEDSRWEDALRSVSASLAAGDYRSALLDYLDRVDALLRESANNVSKKVN, encoded by the coding sequence GTGCCAGAGTCATACGATAAGCGCAAAGAATACCCTGCCCGCATGTTTAATCGTGCGACGGTCGTTTGTCCTTCATGCCTACAGCGGTTCAAAGAAGCCGATGACCAGTGCCAGCGCTGTGGCTTTGACGCCTACCGTGTAGTCCAGCAGTTTCCCTATACGCCCCCGGTGATGGAGCGTTTTATGGATAATGCGTGTATTGCTGACGAGAAACTGGTCAATGACATCAATCGTGTCGTCGATAAGATCATCGGGAGATTCCCCCAGCTGGGTTTGTATTTCTGTACGGTTGAACTGGACGATCCGGTTAGCTTGCCCGAGTTTGGCTTCTGGATGATGAACGCCTGTCAATTACAGGATGGACAGGAGGAAAAGGACCGGGCGTGGAGCATCCTTCTTCTTCTCGATGTGAAACGCGGTCTGGTTTCCCTTACTCCAGGCTATGCCATTGAGGCATTTATGGAGGATAGCCGCTGGGAAGACGCCCTGAGGAGTGTTTCCGCCAGCTTGGCGGCCGGGGATTATCGGTCTGCTTTGTTAGATTATCTGGATCGTGTTGACGCTCTCCTGCGCGAGTCCGCCAACAATGTCAGCAAGAAGGTGAATTAA
- a CDS encoding 3-deoxy-D-manno-octulosonic acid transferase, protein MSRSLILIFYNALLPVFFIVAFPAWLLKMWKRGGYGTGLLERFARFKVPMADEPKDTVYVHAVSVGEVLIALKLIEKWLASHPGVKLVIAATTSTGHEVARKKAPQGVRVIYSPLDFSWLVRSVFRRFRPRQIVLIEAEAWPNLLNTARRQTIPVSMVNARLSQRSEARFKKFGGLVKPLFAMIHQVCVQNEEDAARFASLGIAPGKIHITGSIKFDPSGGAVPRKRDSFQALLDDFNTEEGGGRQVVLAASTHAGEEKLLGKAHLSSVPDALFVVVPRHAERREEVKADLESCGFEVVLRSRYQPPAHPDKACLVIDTTGELRDWTAHADVVVIGKSWLGRGGQNPAEAIVAGVPVITGPHMENFEPLVSMIRKEQGIRTLASADTLGGAVRELLGNREISGKMCARARNVLNSHENAVEKTIKLLHLNASVRSQNV, encoded by the coding sequence ATGTCACGTTCTCTCATCCTGATTTTCTACAATGCCCTGCTGCCGGTGTTTTTCATCGTCGCGTTTCCCGCGTGGCTGTTGAAAATGTGGAAACGTGGCGGCTATGGCACGGGTTTGTTAGAAAGATTCGCCAGGTTTAAAGTTCCCATGGCCGATGAACCCAAGGATACGGTGTATGTACACGCCGTCTCTGTCGGGGAGGTGCTCATCGCGTTGAAATTGATCGAAAAGTGGTTGGCCTCACACCCCGGGGTCAAGCTTGTCATCGCGGCTACAACATCCACCGGGCATGAAGTCGCCCGTAAAAAGGCGCCACAGGGGGTGAGGGTGATCTACAGCCCACTGGATTTCAGCTGGTTGGTGCGTTCTGTATTCCGCAGATTCCGCCCTCGGCAGATCGTGTTGATCGAAGCCGAGGCATGGCCTAATTTACTCAATACAGCACGTCGCCAAACGATCCCTGTATCCATGGTCAACGCACGGCTGTCCCAACGTTCGGAAGCCAGGTTCAAGAAGTTTGGGGGCTTGGTAAAACCGTTGTTCGCCATGATCCATCAGGTGTGCGTGCAAAATGAAGAGGATGCCGCGAGATTCGCCTCCCTGGGGATCGCCCCCGGGAAAATCCACATCACAGGAAGTATCAAGTTTGATCCGTCGGGAGGAGCCGTCCCCAGAAAACGCGATAGCTTCCAGGCATTGCTCGATGATTTCAACACCGAGGAGGGGGGCGGTCGCCAGGTCGTGCTGGCGGCGAGTACACATGCGGGTGAGGAAAAGTTGTTAGGAAAAGCGCATCTCTCGTCGGTTCCCGATGCCCTGTTTGTGGTGGTCCCACGGCATGCCGAGAGACGGGAGGAAGTGAAGGCCGACCTGGAATCGTGTGGTTTCGAAGTCGTCCTGCGCAGCCGTTACCAGCCACCGGCGCATCCTGACAAGGCTTGCCTGGTTATCGATACCACAGGTGAGTTGCGCGACTGGACAGCGCATGCGGACGTGGTGGTCATCGGGAAAAGCTGGTTAGGCCGGGGAGGGCAGAATCCGGCCGAGGCCATCGTCGCTGGCGTGCCAGTGATCACGGGCCCCCACATGGAGAATTTTGAACCCCTGGTCAGTATGATCCGGAAGGAACAGGGGATCAGGACGCTGGCTTCGGCCGATACCCTCGGGGGCGCGGTCAGGGAGTTGCTTGGAAACCGGGAAATTTCCGGCAAAATGTGCGCCAGAGCCAGAAATGTCCTGAATAGTCACGAAAATGCGGTCGAAAAAACGATCAAACTTCTGCATTTGAATGCTTCCGTTAGATCACAGAACGTGTAA
- the rsmD gene encoding 16S rRNA (guanine(966)-N(2))-methyltransferase RsmD encodes MRIISGRAGRRHIRVPGSVARPSTDRLREALFSILASNVEGARVLDLFAGSGALGLEALSRGAVSCVLIDDSREAQQVIKRNLSDLALAGGRVVGGDVFRILRGDRGEYDLIFADPPYYKHPGDTDYVDLLLQDEALKERLAVDGLLVIEDSPVNQRGQYDGWELIDQRAYGGCGILFYQRQTTG; translated from the coding sequence ATGCGAATCATTAGCGGCAGGGCGGGACGACGGCATATACGTGTCCCTGGTTCGGTGGCCCGACCGAGCACGGACCGATTGCGCGAAGCCTTGTTTTCGATCCTGGCGAGTAATGTCGAAGGCGCACGTGTGCTGGATTTGTTTGCAGGTTCCGGAGCGTTGGGGCTCGAGGCCTTGAGTCGCGGTGCTGTCTCCTGTGTCTTGATCGATGACAGCCGTGAGGCCCAGCAGGTGATCAAGAGAAACCTGTCTGATCTGGCCCTGGCAGGCGGTCGTGTGGTAGGCGGGGATGTGTTTCGTATTCTCAGGGGGGATCGAGGCGAGTATGATCTGATATTTGCCGATCCTCCCTATTACAAACATCCGGGGGATACCGATTATGTCGACCTTCTCCTTCAGGATGAGGCCTTGAAGGAGCGGTTGGCCGTCGATGGTTTACTGGTCATTGAGGATTCCCCTGTGAATCAACGAGGCCAGTATGATGGCTGGGAACTGATTGACCAGAGGGCATACGGTGGCTGTGGAATTCTGTTTTACCAACGACAGACAACAGGATAG
- a CDS encoding septum formation initiator family protein → MARNRRSSSKRPSRHGGYNKVKARTEQMNASVRLAMCALALTACVAFMVAALQPYRKLNRMQVDLAEVKAQEAAVVERKDAKERELRAIEEDPRYLELIARDRLNYYKPGEHIFRIER, encoded by the coding sequence ATGGCTCGCAACCGTAGAAGCAGCAGCAAAAGGCCTTCCCGCCACGGCGGTTACAACAAGGTGAAAGCACGCACTGAGCAGATGAATGCCAGTGTGCGGCTGGCGATGTGTGCCTTGGCGTTGACTGCCTGTGTGGCCTTTATGGTGGCGGCATTGCAGCCATACCGCAAACTTAACCGGATGCAAGTGGATCTGGCGGAGGTCAAGGCGCAGGAAGCTGCCGTGGTTGAACGGAAGGATGCCAAGGAGCGTGAGTTGCGTGCAATCGAGGAGGACCCCAGGTATCTGGAGCTGATTGCCCGTGACCGGTTGAATTACTACAAACCCGGCGAGCATATCTTTCGGATTGAGCGGTAG
- a CDS encoding N-acetylmuramoyl-L-alanine amidase, with the protein MKVLLASILGILLASAVATNALAGDFTVVIDAGHGGKKYVGSQQARTLSSPNNATSPSGLKEKNLTLELALEVDKQVRALAKKYPGTRLNCILTRKTDENLDFATRASICTKASPAPTAIVSLHFNASDKHNALGSLCLVNHPGRNPNYRRDHAFADGLTKATSSAVKQFIPASFPRKPMTDQHLHGGVGSNFFYQLARHKHLQHTLRCFLEVEFIDRADIDNALLKKRQKTFPVIARAIAEYLYQHCQKQ; encoded by the coding sequence ATGAAGGTTCTGTTAGCTTCCATTCTCGGAATTTTACTAGCCTCGGCAGTCGCCACCAACGCGCTTGCCGGGGATTTTACGGTCGTCATTGATGCCGGTCACGGAGGAAAAAAATACGTGGGCTCGCAACAGGCACGCACCCTGTCGTCCCCTAACAACGCAACATCCCCCAGCGGCCTCAAAGAAAAAAACCTCACCCTGGAACTGGCGCTGGAGGTGGACAAGCAGGTCAGGGCACTGGCAAAAAAATACCCTGGCACCAGGCTCAACTGCATCCTGACACGGAAAACCGACGAGAACCTCGACTTCGCCACCCGCGCCTCGATCTGCACCAAGGCATCCCCCGCCCCGACCGCCATTGTCAGCCTCCACTTCAATGCGTCTGACAAACACAACGCCCTGGGCAGCCTGTGCCTGGTCAACCACCCGGGACGCAATCCCAACTACCGCCGCGACCACGCATTCGCCGACGGCTTGACCAAAGCCACATCATCTGCGGTCAAACAATTCATCCCCGCCTCATTTCCCCGCAAGCCGATGACCGACCAGCATCTCCATGGCGGAGTGGGTTCAAATTTTTTCTATCAGCTCGCCCGGCACAAGCACCTCCAACACACCCTACGGTGTTTTCTGGAAGTGGAATTCATCGACCGCGCCGATATCGACAACGCCTTGCTCAAAAAACGCCAGAAGACCTTCCCCGTCATCGCGCGGGCCATCGCCGAGTATCTTTACCAGCATTGTCAGAAGCAATGA
- a CDS encoding radical SAM protein has translation MKIGFIAISGLRVVDSALLELGLSFPGLAGRAREIEALPSLGLLTLAGMTPAHIATEYLELRDVDLDYLPRDFDAVAISTLTATSKEAYRLAARFKRENIPVILGGLHATLAPEEAARHVDCLVIGEGESVWPEIVRDLEAGKLKSCYDAKARGPFDFDHAPMPRFDLLQPDRYPRFTIQTQRGCPLSCEFCAASMRLSPVFRTKPVDKIIAEVRRIKELFQHPFIELADDNTFSDKRHSKHLMRALEKENINWFTESDVSLADDEDLVRMVRDAGCRQILIGFESPQFKTMDGVETQSNWKARRTERYLEAVETIQKHGIAVNGCFILGMDGDGVDSFDQVFQFVNDSGLHDVQITYLTPFPGTPLYQRLSEEGRILVQGASERCTLFDINFQPDNMSVSELRDGYTRLMTRLYNDAFIDIRRKKFLGHLRQRIKHQRTDKQMLTG, from the coding sequence ATGAAAATCGGATTCATCGCCATCAGTGGCTTGAGAGTGGTCGACAGCGCGCTGCTTGAACTCGGGTTAAGTTTCCCGGGCCTGGCAGGTCGTGCCCGTGAAATTGAAGCGCTTCCCTCACTGGGTTTACTAACCCTCGCGGGCATGACTCCGGCACACATCGCTACCGAATACCTCGAGCTAAGGGATGTCGACCTCGACTACCTGCCGAGGGACTTTGATGCGGTCGCCATCTCCACACTCACCGCCACCAGCAAGGAAGCCTACAGGCTGGCAGCCCGTTTCAAACGGGAAAACATCCCCGTCATTTTAGGTGGTCTGCACGCCACCCTGGCACCGGAGGAAGCGGCCCGTCATGTCGACTGCCTGGTAATCGGCGAAGGGGAATCCGTCTGGCCTGAGATCGTCCGCGACCTGGAAGCCGGCAAACTCAAAAGCTGTTATGACGCCAAAGCCCGTGGCCCGTTTGACTTCGATCACGCCCCCATGCCACGCTTCGATTTGCTCCAGCCCGACCGCTACCCAAGGTTCACCATACAAACCCAGCGTGGCTGTCCCTTATCCTGTGAGTTCTGTGCGGCTTCGATGCGACTCTCCCCCGTGTTCCGCACCAAACCGGTGGATAAAATCATCGCCGAGGTCCGGCGCATCAAGGAGCTCTTCCAGCACCCGTTCATCGAGCTTGCCGATGACAACACCTTTTCCGACAAGCGCCATAGCAAACACCTGATGCGAGCCCTCGAAAAGGAGAACATCAACTGGTTTACCGAATCTGACGTCTCCCTGGCCGATGATGAAGACCTGGTCAGGATGGTTCGGGACGCCGGGTGCCGGCAGATTCTGATAGGTTTTGAAAGCCCGCAATTCAAAACCATGGATGGTGTGGAAACCCAATCCAATTGGAAGGCCCGAAGGACGGAACGTTATCTTGAAGCCGTGGAAACCATCCAGAAACACGGCATCGCGGTGAATGGTTGTTTTATTCTCGGCATGGACGGAGATGGTGTGGATTCCTTTGACCAGGTGTTCCAGTTTGTCAACGACAGCGGCCTTCACGACGTCCAGATCACCTATCTGACCCCATTCCCCGGCACACCCCTCTACCAAAGGCTGAGCGAAGAAGGTCGTATCCTGGTCCAGGGCGCCTCGGAACGCTGCACGCTGTTTGATATTAATTTCCAGCCTGACAACATGTCTGTTAGTGAGCTGCGGGACGGATACACCCGGTTAATGACCCGCCTCTACAACGACGCATTCATCGACATCCGCAGGAAAAAATTCCTAGGACATCTTCGCCAACGCATCAAACACCAGCGGACGGACAAACAGATGTTGACAGGCTAG
- a CDS encoding PEP-CTERM sorting domain-containing protein: protein MKLKTLIIAAISLGATALSQAFTLDFNALVSANVVALGDTVTSGTPLTVNVAGYGDVRFEVGGTDVVEVGNSYANDSGTVKTSLEMDPGDTVLVTFLGPDALNVDFDIVGLTPGEEVVQITQHAIRTFEFQVNTIGNPGSDGAGIAAISWTSVPEPSSAILGMLGAGALVLRRRR from the coding sequence ATGAAATTAAAAACACTAATCATTGCTGCGATTTCACTGGGTGCCACGGCTTTGTCCCAGGCATTCACCCTTGATTTCAACGCTCTCGTCAGTGCCAACGTCGTTGCATTAGGCGATACGGTAACCTCGGGCACTCCCCTCACGGTGAATGTCGCCGGTTACGGCGATGTGCGTTTTGAGGTCGGCGGAACTGATGTTGTTGAAGTAGGTAACTCCTACGCAAACGACAGCGGAACGGTCAAAACCTCCCTCGAAATGGACCCTGGTGACACCGTTCTGGTCACTTTCCTAGGACCTGATGCACTGAACGTCGATTTTGACATCGTCGGTTTGACTCCAGGCGAGGAAGTCGTCCAGATCACCCAACACGCCATCCGCACTTTTGAGTTCCAGGTCAATACGATCGGCAACCCAGGTAGCGACGGAGCAGGTATCGCAGCTATCAGCTGGACGTCCGTCCCTGAGCCAAGCAGCGCCATCCTCGGCATGCTCGGTGCAGGCGCACTCGTCCTTAGACGCCGCCGATAA
- a CDS encoding M23 family metallopeptidase, with the protein MYVHRNFEGKASKPWTAGKYGFVRNLRRTEDGVIGTQFHEGIDIKPIKRDRSGRPLDDVQAIASGVVAYTNPSSSRSNYGKYIVIEHGWSCGPIYSLYAHLSEITVKVGQKVAMGQVIGKLGYTGAGINRERAHLHLEMNLVFSTRFTDWHAKHFGGTNYHGNHNGINMAGLDIAAYFMAKHRNKSLTIPEYVKSVPVHYKVTVPRDQSQTGPLEIVARYPWLARGNHKSRTPSWEISFSASGFPLAVSPSMRSVSEARISSVRNCRSKHEYHTKGFVSGTGHRATLSKTGKRFIELVTGQF; encoded by the coding sequence ATGTACGTACACCGGAACTTCGAGGGCAAGGCCAGCAAGCCATGGACCGCAGGAAAATACGGCTTCGTCCGCAACCTCAGACGCACCGAGGACGGGGTGATCGGCACCCAATTCCATGAGGGTATCGATATCAAACCCATCAAACGCGACCGGAGTGGCAGGCCACTGGATGATGTCCAGGCGATCGCCTCAGGTGTGGTCGCCTACACCAATCCATCATCCAGCCGCAGCAATTACGGGAAATACATCGTGATCGAGCATGGCTGGAGCTGTGGACCGATCTACAGTCTCTACGCGCACTTGTCAGAGATCACGGTCAAGGTGGGACAGAAAGTGGCGATGGGCCAGGTGATCGGCAAACTCGGCTACACGGGTGCAGGCATCAACCGTGAACGGGCACACCTCCATTTGGAGATGAACCTGGTTTTTTCCACCCGTTTCACCGACTGGCATGCAAAACACTTCGGCGGCACGAACTACCACGGCAACCACAACGGGATCAACATGGCAGGACTCGATATCGCAGCCTATTTCATGGCCAAACATCGTAATAAATCCCTTACCATTCCCGAGTATGTTAAATCGGTGCCCGTTCACTACAAAGTGACAGTGCCCAGGGACCAGAGCCAGACCGGACCACTCGAAATCGTTGCGCGTTACCCGTGGTTGGCACGTGGCAACCACAAGAGCCGCACTCCTTCATGGGAAATATCTTTCAGCGCGTCAGGTTTTCCACTTGCTGTCAGCCCCAGCATGCGCAGCGTCAGTGAAGCGAGGATCAGTTCGGTCCGAAATTGCCGGTCCAAACACGAATACCATACCAAGGGTTTTGTCAGCGGCACCGGACACAGGGCCACCCTGAGCAAAACGGGCAAACGCTTCATCGAGTTAGTCACCGGGCAATTCTAG